Genomic segment of Desulfitobacterium chlororespirans DSM 11544:
GAGCCGATGTTTTGATTTCATGGGCATTCACCCATGGAGAAGCAACTAAGGCATTTTCAACCCGGTTGACCAGAGTGGCATCGTCCACAGCCTTTTCCAGGAAATCAATTTCACTGCGAACTTCCTTTACCCCTCTAACCTGCGAAGCAATTCGTTTCGCCAGCCGCTCACTGCTTTGGGTCTCCAGATGTCCAAGCAAAGTCACAATCCCTTTGCTGGCCCGGCACCCTAAATGCATGATCTCTCCAAAATTAGATTGGGCAAAACGCTCAACCACCTGCTTTTCAATATCCTTATCGGTGATTTTTCCGTCGTTGGCAACCGTAAGTGAGTTATCCAGCTCTCTTACCCCGTCGATACGGCCAATCCTTTGCCCGATAAAATCTTTTTCAGCAAGACTATCCACTGTTCCCCATAGAGAAATCTTATCCCCTTTGACTTCAATATGGATTCCTTGGCCCGATTCCCCAAAGTGAGTTTGGATAAGAATTTTTATGTCTTCATGAACATCCTGTTCCGGTCGTGATTTTTGCATTCTTTTGTCCCTCCAGCTCAAAAACTAACCTTAGTTTCTCACTGAAAGGGCTTTTTTATCCTTAAGTAAAACAAATCAACCCTGTCCTTCTGACTTTCTAAAAATCAAGATTAAGAAAAGTCTGCAGTTCCCGACTGCATTGTTCCGGTACCACAATCTCTCCCAGTTTAACCGGTCCGAATAAGCCATGGAAATCG
This window contains:
- a CDS encoding BON domain-containing protein; this encodes MQKSRPEQDVHEDIKILIQTHFGESGQGIHIEVKGDKISLWGTVDSLAEKDFIGQRIGRIDGVRELDNSLTVANDGKITDKDIEKQVVERFAQSNFGEIMHLGCRASKGIVTLLGHLETQSSERLAKRIASQVRGVKEVRSEIDFLEKAVDDATLVNRVENALVASPWVNAHEIKTSARNGLITLTGMVNTQEEIEWAVDTAYQVPGVKAVVSEIFSRHRSQGEDLYMTEQLVRKLGQHGMTSQLVRAFVQDGIAYMTGEVYSDEDRRWAESMGQHVEGIKSINSSIKVAAHSSK